From the Daucus carota subsp. sativus chromosome 8, DH1 v3.0, whole genome shotgun sequence genome, one window contains:
- the LOC108197122 gene encoding AUGMIN subunit 1-like produces MADLPAASDPTRIAEVKAWLSSQFDAVGKDVPEFEYTPRAVAYLHNLATLSQSKTHASSIVANDFRIKASEYRSQAARIREILENAGLAQESLQANVVASAQVLANVANLLNVRDTESSSFLVAMGDISLRKTGVEEKRAKVQKEFKVLLDFTRKAIARLTYLKRTLAQLEDDVAPCEAQMENWNTNLHVIASKEQQYLQQHANYKAMLNRRGYTPDISHGVLVQMAEHRKELEKTTKPIMDTLRSYQDLPPDKALAALAIEDKKRQYAAAEKYLEDVLQSALATSE; encoded by the exons ATGGCCGATCTCCCGGCGGCGTCCGACCCGACCCGAATAGCAGAAGTGAAAGCATGGCTCTCCTCTCAATTCGACGCAGTGGGTAAAGATGTACCCGAATTCGAATATACCCCTCGCGCCGTTGCTTATTTACACAATCTTGCCACTCTCTCTCAATCCAAAACTCACGCTTCTTCAATCGTTGCCAATGATTTTCGCATCAAAGCTTCTGAGTATCGATCCCAAG CTGCGAGAATTAGGGAGATACTCGAAAATGCTGGATTAGCGCAAGAGAGTTTACAGGCGAATGTTGTGGCATCAGCCCAAGTGCTTGCTAATGTTGCGAATTTGTTGAATGTTAGAGATACCGAGTCGAGTAG TTTTCTTGTAGCAATGGGGGATATATCTTTAAGAAAGACTGGAGTAGAGGAGAAGAGGGCTAAAGTACAGAAAGAGTTTAAGGTTCTTCTTGATTTTACGCGGAAGGCGATTGCCAGGTTGACATATTTGAAAAG AACACTTGCACAGCTGGAAGATGATGTAGCTCCTTGTGAGGCTCAAATGGAGAACTGGAACACTAACTTGCATGTCATTGCATCGAAAGAGCAGCAGTACCTGCAACAACATGCCAACTACAAG GCAATGCTCAATCGAAGAGGTTACACCCCGGATATAAGTCACGGAGTGTTGGTTCAGATGGCTGAGCATAGGAAGGAGTTAGAGAAGACGACGAAGCCTATCATGGATACACTGCGAAGCTACCAAGACTTGCCTCCT GATAAAGCTTTGGCTGCATTGGCGATTGAGGACAAGAAGAGGCAATATGCAGCTGCTGAGAAGTATCTTGAAGATGTATTGCAGTCGGCACTTGCCACTTCAGAGTAA